The nucleotide sequence ACGTGATTTGGACCACCTATTTCATCAAGAACGATATTCCAGTCCAAGTAGCCCTCAGTCCAGTTATTTAAATCCCCGATGATATTTCTTGCATATCTTTCTCCAGTAAACCATTCTCCAAGTTTAACTCCACCTTCTTGGCAGCCTTCTGTAAAGAGAAGATGCTTGTCCGGATACAATTCATGTACCTTACCTACATTTTCAAAGGCTTCACTTACATACCAGTGGAAACCGGTTCCCCATACATACTTTGCAGCCTCAGGGTCTGACATTACACCTGCAACTCTGTCAATCATAATGTCTCTGTTGTGATCCCAAATTAAAATTTTTACATCTTGAAGCCCTTCTTTATGCATAGTAGGTCCAAGATAATCTCTAACAAAATCTCTTTCTTCCAACTCTGAATATATGCAGGAGTCCCAAGTTTGAACAGCTGCCGGCTCATTTTGTACTGTTATAGCCCAGATATTTATGCCTTCCTTTTCATAAGCTTTAATAAACTTAGTATAGTATTTTGCCCAAACTTCTCTGTATTCCGGTAATAGTTTTCCTCCGTGATTCATGTCCTTATTTGTCTTCATCCAAGCCGGTGGACTCCATGGGGAAGCAAGTATTTTTATTTCCTCCCCTCTCATTTTCATAGCATCTTTTATAAGAGGAAGTACCCATTTCCTATCTCTTGAAATGTCAAAGGTCTTAAGTTCAACATC is from Clostridium thermarum and encodes:
- a CDS encoding glycoside hydrolase family 30 protein, with product MADVKVILTSKNTKDRLSEKESLSFERKAGEAVDIQLDPTKTYQRIIGFGGAFTEAAAYTLSRMSGDKRQEVIEKYYDKEKGLGYSIGRVHIHSCDFALENYTYVEDNDVELKTFDISRDRKWVLPLIKDAMKMRGEEIKILASPWSPPAWMKTNKDMNHGGKLLPEYREVWAKYYTKFIKAYEKEGINIWAITVQNEPAAVQTWDSCIYSELEERDFVRDYLGPTMHKEGLQDVKILIWDHNRDIMIDRVAGVMSDPEAAKYVWGTGFHWYVSEAFENVGKVHELYPDKHLLFTEGCQEGGVKLGEWFTGERYARNIIGDLNNWTEGYLDWNIVLDEIGGPNHVGNYCDAPIIADTRTNELIYESSYYYIGHFSKYIKPGAVRIGVTNTNHNLLVTSFLNEDGTIATVVSNEKDIAVDFKLGYGDKVLNLNLQPHSIGTYIFKN